In Actinomycetota bacterium, the sequence GATGTCGCTCTCGTCGGGGCGGCGCTGCTTGGAGCGATACGTGTTGATGAAGGTGTTGGTGAGGATCCTGTAGAGCCAGGCGCGCAGGTTGGAGCCCTCTGCGAAGGTGTGGAAGCTGCGGTAGGCCTTCAAGAAGGTCTCCTGCACGAGGTCCTCGGCGTCGGCCGAGTTGCGCGTCATCCGCAACGCGGCGGAGTAGAGCTGGGGCGCGTACTGCATCGCCTCGGCCTGGAACGTCGCGCGTTCTGCCACGACCGAGGACCCTACGCTTCGACGGACTTGTCGGCACCCAGCTCGGCGACGAGATGCTCCAGGGCAGCTACGAAGCGCTCCATCATGTCGACGAGTGTGCCCAGCTCGTCGGTCTCGTACTCCGCGAGGATCCGAGCGAGTGCGCTCGTGCGTCGAGCCGCCGCGCTCTCGTGGCGGCTGCGTCCGGCGTCGGTCACCGACACCACCACCACCCGCCTGTCGTCGGGGTCCGCGAATCGCTCGACGAGCCCCGCACGCGCAAGTCGCTGCACCGCCCGCGTGGCGCTGGAGGGGTCGATGTGCAGCGCGTCGGCGAGGTCGCCCATGCGCCACGTCCGCTGGACGAGCAGGTCGAGGGCGTCCATCTGGCCGGGTTCGAGGGCTTCGGCGCCGACGCCGAAGAAGTGGTCACGCAACGCCCCGGCGGCCGCGCCGCGGCGCATCTCCCTCCATGCGTAACCGACGCGAAGCGCCAACTCGAACTGGGCGGGGTCGGCGAGGTCGACCGCCGATCGCGGAGTCGTGCTGGCGTCCGACATGGCAGTTGCACAATACAAACGACCCATCGCCCGCCTGAAGCCGCGGCCCTCGCCCGCCTAAAACCGCGGCCCTCGCGCCAATCTGGCGCGATACCTGCGTCTGGCGCAGGTTCGTTGACACATTGGCGCGGAAGCTGCGGTTTGGGTCAGGGGGTCAGGGGGTCAGGGAGTCAGGGGGTCAGGGAGTCAGGTTGGTGGGTTGGTCCACGTCGTCGGTACGTCGGCGCCGCCCTCGGCGGTGAGGCGATTGCCGATCTGCACGAGTTGGGGAAGCGGCGAGATCGGACCGGCGACGAGTGCCTGGCCCAGCCCGAACCCGCTGGCCTGGCGAAGCAGGCCGGCGGGCACATGGGAGAACACGCCGACCAGGTCTTCGACGTCGGCCTGGCCGTTCATGCGCATCAGCACCAGGTTGTCGCACTGCGACACGACGTTCGGGTGCACCTTGTCCGGTCGCTGCGTGGCCACGAACAGGTGCAGGCCGAACTTGCGGCCTTCGCCGGCGATCAACACGCCGAGGTCGTTGGTCGCCGCGAGCAGCGCGTCGTCGGTGACGGCGGGGAGGATGTTGTGGGCTTCGTCGATGGCGATCAGTGAGGGCCGGCGCTCGTGCCGGTGGGACCACCGGTTGGCGAGCATGACGAAGGCGACAGCGGTGCGCGAGTCGGGCTCGGGCAGGCTGCCGAGATCGACGACGACGCAGCGCTCGTCGCGCAGCCCGACGGAGCTGAGCGAGATCTCGCCGGGCCGGCGCCAGAGGGTCCACTCGTCGATGCCCAGGTTCTCGATGCGCAACGCCAGCGGCGCGGTCTCTACGTCTGCGGCAGCGGCCGACGCGACGTCGGCGACCGAGTACGGAGCCGTCAGCCTGGCCCTCACCTGCCGCAGGGCGGCGTAGCCCTCGAGGTCGCGCAGGGGGTGGAGCCGCAACAGATGCGCCTGGATGCCGATCGGTAGGTCGCTGAAGTCGGCACACAGCGTGTAGCTGGCGTCGTGACCCCGGCTGCGCACGGTGCGGACGTCGCCGGCCACCGCGCGGTAGCGCTGCCCTGCCGGCGACGGGTCGTCGTGGTCGCGCATGTCGCCGAGCAAGACGTGGTCGGAGTTGGGGTCGAGCACGACGATCGGCAGCGTCGTGGCGGCAAGGAGGCGCTCGAACAGCACTCCCGTCGTGTAGGTCTTGCCCGAGCCCGACTGCCCGCACATGAAGGTGTGCCGGGCGAAGCCTTTGCTGCGCAGGCGCGCTGGCACCGTCGGCGCCTGACGCCACGAGCCGATCTCCATGGTGTCCATCCCGGCGTCGGTTGCGGTGGCGATGACGCCGACCTCGGCGGCCGTGGCGGAACGGATCGCGCACTCACCGAAGGCATCGACGGACGCGACTGGTTCGTACGTCTCGCCCGCCAGCCGTCCGAGTACCACCGCATCGCCATTCACCGCGCGTAGGCGTAACCGGGCCCGCATCGAGTCGAACTGACCGCCATGCTCGGTGGCGAGATCTACCTGCGCTCCTTCACGCTCAACGGTCTCCGCGTCGTGCACCTGCACCACCACAGACGAGTCGTCGACACGCTCGACTACGGCGAGGTCGCCGACGCGCAGCCCGAGCTCGACCGGCCCGGCGAAGTTGACGTGGCGCCCGTCGGCCGAGTAGCCGACCGCGGCTACCGGCAAACGGCCGTAGAGCTCACGGCGAAGCCGCAGCACCTCGTGCTCATCCATATGGCCTCCTGTGCGTCGACTCGTCGAGCCTGCCATGCTGGTCGGGTGACGAACACACCCGACGCGCGGGCGGTTGGCCACGGGCTCGGCGAGTTCGATTCGAGCGAATTCTGGCGATTCGTGGCGATCAGTCTGGTGCGCACCATGGCACAGGTGACGGTGATCGCCGTGGCGTACCACGTGCTGCCGGTGAGCTCGTCGCAGCCGGGAGGGATCGGGATTCGCGCCCTCGTCGCTGCTGTGGCAATCGCGGCCGTAGTCGTCTGGCAGCTTCGCGGGATCCAGCACTCGAAGTACCCCATCGTGCGCGGGTTCGAAGCCTTGACCGTCGCAGTGTCGTTCATGGTCTGCGTGTTCGCGACGGCGTTCCTCTGCCTGTCGGCGCGTGACGTGAATGCGTTCAGCGAACCGCTCGAACCGACCGGGGCGCTGTACTTCACGATGACGACCTTGACCACCACCGGTTACGGCGACATCTACGCGCGCACTGACGGGGCCCGGATTGCAGTGATGGTGCAGATGCTGTTCAACGTGGTGGTGGTAGGTGCCGTCATCAAGTTGATCATCAGCGCGGCCCGTCAGCGGGTCCAATCAGTGCATGCCGGCTGATCCGCCGGCCGCGGAGCTTCTGCAGGCCGAGCATCGTGATGTATGCGAGGTCCAGCGCACCGACCATGAGCGCGAGCGTGATCACGAACGAGTTGTCGGGATAGCGCAAGAACACGAAGACGGTCACCATGCCTGTCCCTAGGCCCTTCGACCACGCCACGGTGAACGACAGGCCGTGCGGTTCGATCCGGGTGAGCAGGAACCAGATGTACAACCCCGACATCAGCAGGTTGTCGAGGTAGGCGGACACGCTCCCGAGGGGCAGGTCGTAGCCGGAATCCCGCAGCGACCAGAAGAAGAGACCCCAGCCGATCAGCAAGAGCACGACGAGCAGGACGTGATGTTGCTTGAGCGCCGGTGCGGTCGTCTGCTTCGCGCCGTAGCGGAACACGTTGAACAAGATGAACAGGTCGAGGATGAAGGCGCCGCGGTAGATCGTCTGCAGCCCCGGTCCCATGTCCTGGGTGAACACGAAGCCCCACATGAACTCCCAGGTCACGTTCGACGTCGCCGCGAGGATCGGGATCTCCAGGTATCGGTGGCGCACGGCGATGAGCACGACGGCCACGTACGCCGGTGCCCACATCAAGAAGCCACCGACGTACCAGAAGGTCTCCCAGTTCGAGTACGGCACGGGCGGGGTCCTATCGCCTCGGCGACAAGCTGGAGGCGGTGGTCACGAGGACAACTCCCACGTGCGCGCGAGCTCGTCGGGAATGGCGAACGGTGGGCGCGTTCCGCCGCGCTCGTGGTCGAACATCCCGAGCAGGACGGCACGGGCGAACGGTTCGATCATCCGCTTCACATGGGCATCGTGCTCGATGTCGGACTCGACGAGGCGCAGCAGCCCGAGCAGAGGTTCGAGCAGCCGAAACCAGCCGGGCCGCCCGGGGGGCACGGCGACCATGTTCGCGACGTCGTCGCCGATCAGGTGGCGGATCATCACCGGCACCAGCCGCCCGAGCCCGCGCACGTGCGCCGGTCGACCCGGTCGCGACCCGAGGTGCGGGGTCATCTGCTCCATCGTCGTGACCAGGGCGTCGGTCATCGCGATGCCCTCCGGCGAGGAGTCGTACTGCCGCCGGCGGATCGCCGTCACCAGCGCGGTCGCATCCTCGACCGTCGTCGGGCGCACATGCGTTCGGACGCCGAGCATCTCGCCGATCACGCTCCAGGTGTAGAGGTAGTCCTCCTGCTCCGACCGGCTGACCGCGATGCCCAGCCGGGCGAGCGGCTCGATCGGTACGTAGGAGAACGACAGCAGCGTGCCGGCGAGATCCTCCTGGTTGATCGGGAGACCCCACTTGGCTTCGTCCCAGTTGCCGTCGGCCAGCAGGAGGTGACGCACGGCGGCGTGCATCAACCTCACCCGTTGAGCGGAACGGACCCCTGCCCCGCCAGGACCGAGCCCGCCGGGGGCCATGACGTCCATCAGGAACTGCCCCGTCTCGAAGATGCGCCGCCGCGTGTCGGTCTGGAGCCTGGCCGTCTCGAACAGCACCTTGACGCCCTTCGCGGCCGCGTATGCCGACGGCAGCGACGCGCAGAACAGCGACATCGAGATCTGCATCCCCCACACCTGGAAAAACCTCTCGGACCGTTCGATGCGTGCCCGATCGACGTCGGCGGGCAGTGGGTCGCGGGCGAGGTAGTCGCGCACCTCCTCGGGAAGCCCGGCCGGTACCGGCGCGCCGTTCTCGACGAGCGCGCGCATCAGCTCGTTGACTCGCCTGATCTCGCCTTTACGGAACAGTGCGCCGACCACGTCGTCGGCGAGCGGGTCGCCGACGAGACGCAGCGCTTCCAGCTCTGCATCGCTCGGCACCATCGCAGCATCCTCTCATCGCTCGACCGATGTCCGATTCACGACGTACTCTCCATCTTCGTGGCTGATCCTGATGGTGGAGCGGCCCTCTCCGACGGGGCGGCGGAACCGTCCGCCGCCGCGTTGACGTTCCTGTTCACCGACATCGTCGACAGCAGTCGCCATTGGGATGCCGCACCGGCCTCGATGCGGGTCTCCCTGGCCCGCCACGACGAGTTGTTGCACGAGATCATCCGCCGGTGGCACGGCACGGTCGTGAAGCACACCGGCGACGGGGTGATGGCCGTGTTCGGCAGCGTCGTCGACGCCATCGACGCATCGGTCGCCGCGCAGCTCGCGCTCAGCGGCACGGAGTGGGACACCGCGGGAGCAGTGCCGCTCGTCGTGCGGATGGGCATCCACACCGGCGAGGCAGATTCGAGAGCCGGCGACTACTTCGGCATGGCGGTCACCCACGCGGCACGGCTGATGGGTGTCGCCTGCGGTGGACAGATCCTCGTGTCGGAGGTGTCATCGCGACTCGCGTCCGAGGCTGGCCTGCGTCACGGCCGCCGGTTGACGGAGATCGGCGCCGTCGCGCTGAAAGGTGTCGCCCGCACCGAGCATCCGACCCAAGTGCAGTGCAGCGGGCTGCAGGTCGACTTCCCGCGTCAGGCCGCAGCACCGAGCGAGCAGACCGGGTTCGTGCCGGTTCCGATGGCGGCGATGATCGGCCGGCAGGCCGAGATCGACCGCGTCGTAGGGCTGTTGGAGGCCGACCGACTGGTGACGATCGTCGGTACCGGCGGCGTGGGCAAGACCCGGCTGGCGGTCGAGGTCGCCACAACGATCCGGTCCCGGTGCGTCGACGGGGTGTGGTGGGTGGACCTCGCCCCGGCGGGCAGCGCCGACTCCGTCGTGCACACGCTCTCGTCTGCCCTCGACGTGATGGCTACCCCCAACCGGGACCCGCTGGACGGCGTGATCGACAGCTATGTCGACCGCGAAGCCCTGGTCGTGCTCGACAACTGCGAGCACGTCGTGGCCGAGGTGGCCCGCCTCGTGCGCACGCTGCTCCAGCGCTGCGGCCGCGTCCGGTTCCTCGCGACGAGCCTCGTCCCGATCGGGCTGGCCGCCGAACAAGTGGTGATGCTCGAGCCACTCGCCGTCGATGCGCAGTCGTCGGGCGGGTCGTCGGGCGGGCCGTCGGCGGCGGTGCGGCTCTTCGTCGAGCGGGCCCGTGCCGCGTCGGGCACGTTCGAGGCAGATGCCGCAACCCTCGAGACTGTGGCGGAGATCTGCCGCCGACTCGACGGAGTGCCCTTGGCGATCGAGCTCGCCGCGTCCAAGGCTCGCTCGCTCGGGGCGTCGCAGATCCTCACCCGGCTCACGGACCGCTTCCGCCTTCTCGATTCGAGCCGGCGCCACGACGACGACCGTCACCAGAGCATGACCCGCGTCCTCGAGTGGTCGTACGACCTGTTGACACCGGCGGCGCGCGAGGTCTTCGACCGGCTCGCGGTGTTCCCCGCCAGCTTCGACCTCGCCGCCGCGGAGAGCGTCGCCACAGGTGGCACCGTGGAGGCGGCCGACGTCGTCGACCGCGTCGACGAGCTCGTCGACCACTCGATGCTCGTCGCCGATGTCGGGAGTAGCTCCCCCTATCGGATGTTCGACATGATGCGCGAGTTCGGCCGCCTGCGCCTCGACGTCGGCGGGCAGCGGCAAGCGGTGGAGCAGCGCTTCGTCGCACACTGGGTCGAGTTCGCCGGCGCTGCTCGCGCCGGAGTCCGTGGTCGCGAGGAGGCCTACTGGCGCGACGCAGTCGGCGCCGAGCTGAACAACCTCCGTGCCGCCCACGGTCTGCTGCTCGACGCGGGCGACGTAGACGGTGCACTGCGCCTGCCGGTCACCCTGTTCGAGTACGCGTTCTTCTCGCTCCGCCCCGAGATCGGCGACTGGGCAGCGGCCGCGCTCGCGGCCGAGGGAGCGCCGGATTCGCCGGAGTGGGCCGACGCGACCGCCGTCGCGGCCATGCTCGCCTGGGTGAAGGGAGACTGGTCGCAGGCGGAGCGTCATCTCGCAGCCCTCGACTCCGCCGCATCCGCGACGGCGTGCTACCTGCCGGAGTTCGCCCACGGCTTGATCGCCGCGTTCCGCTCTCAACCCGAGCAGCAGCTCGCGAGATACGAGCGCTGTCGTGAGATCGCCGAGGCCGACGGCGACGCCTTCCGCACAGCGCTCATCTCCGGACAGGTCGCCTTCGCGAAGGCCCTCCTCCTCAGACCCGAAGGGACGGCAGCCGGCGAACACGCGGTCGAGCTCGCCGAGAGCCTCGGCAATCCGACCGCGCTCTCGACCGCGCTGTGGGCGCTCGGAACCGCAGCGATGGCGCCAGACCCGGCGCGCGCCCTGCGCTGCTTCTCCCGCTCGGCCGAGCTCGCCCGCGCGGCCGGGTCGACGCTCAACGAGGTGTCCGCTGAATCCAGCGCGCTCGGGGTCCACGACAGGTCGAGGTCCGCGCTCGACGAGCTCGTCTACCTGCGGGATCGTTGGGAGTACTGGCATCGGGGCGGATCCACACCTGTTCACTGGTACGTCGCCCGCAAGGTGGCCCTGGCTCTGATGCGCTCGGGGCAGTACAGGGCCGCCGCGGTGCTGTTCGGTGCGGAGCGCAAGGCGCAACTCAGTCTCCCGCCGTCGCCGGGGGATGCCCGGCGCATCGCCGAGGCATTGAACACGTTGCGCGAGCGGATCGGCGCCGACGAGCTCGACGAGCTGATGGTGGTCGGCGCCGCCATGGACCACGCCGAGCGGGGGCGCTACGTGCAAGAAGCGCTCCAATCCGCGGTGGCCGGGCTGCGCATCAGCGCGGCGACATGACACCGACCGCGCTAGTGGTCGGCGAGGGTGAGCCAGCGGGACTCGAGGGCGTCGAGGTCGGCGTGGGCGGCGGCGAGTTCGGTGCCGAGGGTGACGAGCTCGCCGTGCTCGGTCGTCGCCGCCAGACGCTCGCTGAGCCGGTCCACTCGCGCTTGCGCCTTGGCCATCGCCTGCTCGGTCTCGCGCAGTTGCCGCCCGATCGTCGACGGGCTCGGCCCGCTGCGCCCCTTGGCCACCCGTCCCGCCGCCGCGGGCACAGCCGACGGTCGCTTGGCCGGGGAGCGCGGCGACGCCCGCTCGGCGAGCCACCCCGAGACCCCGCCGGGCACCCTGCGCACCGCACCCTCGGGGTCGATCGCCAACACGTGGTCGGCGACGCGATCGAGGAACGCCCGGTCGTGGCTGGCGACGACGAGCGCTCCCGGCCAGTCGTCGAGGTACGCCTCGAGCGATCGCAGCGTGTCGAGGTCGAGGTCGTTGGTCGGCTCGTCGAGGATCAACAGGTTGGGCTCGGTGGCCAGCACCATCACCAGTTGCAGGCGCCGACGCTCCCCTCCCGACAGCATCCGCACCGGCGCGTACTGCGCCGTCGTGTCGAACCAGAACCGTTCCAGCAGCGCCCGGTCACGGTGATCTGGCTCGCGGTACGGCCCGGCAACCAGCTTGCGGACGATCGCGTCGGGGTCGAGATCTCCAGCGTGCTGGTCGGCGAACCCGACCACGACCGTCTTGCCGCGGGTCACCGTGCCCGCTGCCGGTACGGCCCGACCGGCGACGATGTCGAGCAGCGTCGTCTTTCCCGACCCGTTCGGGCCGACCACCGCCAGCCGCGCTCCGGGTTCGATCAGGAGATCGACGTTCTCGAACACCGTCAGCGTCGCGCCGTCTGCCGTGGTGAACCGCTGGGCCACGCCTTCCAGCTCGACGACCTGGTTGCCGAGCCGAGTCGTGCCGCCACCCAGCTGCAGGCCCTGATCGCGAACGCCGGCCGGCGCCGGCCCGCCAGCGACGATCTCGCGAGCGGAGCGCAGGCGGGCCTTCGGTTTGGTCGATCGTGCCGGAGCGCCCCGGCGCAGCCAGGCGAGCTCCTTGCGGGCGAGGATCTTGCGCGTCGACTCCTCCTGCGCCTCGCGCTCGATGCGCTCGGCGCGCGCCTCGAGGTACGTGGCGTAGGCACTCGACCCCGCCGCCGCCTGATGCACGAAGCACCGTCCGCCGTCGAGCTCGACCACCTTGCTCGGCCCGACAGCGCTCGTCAGCCGATCGAGCGCGTGGCGGTCGTGGGTGACGAGCACGAGCGCCGAGGTCATCACCACCAGGCGCGCCTCGAGCCACTCGATCGCCTCGAGGTCGAGGTGGTTGGTCGGCTCATCCAGCACGACCATGTCGTGATCGCCGTGCTCGTCCTCGGCCAGCACGCGGGCGAGCGCCACCCGCTTGGCCTGCCCGCCCGACAGCTCGTCGGTTCGTCGATCGAGGAGCGGCTGCACGCCGAGCCGCGTGGCCACCGCCGCCACCTCCCACGAGTCGCCGAGGAAGTCGCCCACCGTGCCGGGCGGCAGTACCGGGTCCTGTTCGAGCGACGCGATCCGCACACCCCGGCCGAAGCGCACGGCGCCGGCATCGGGCGCCAGCGCGCCGGTCATCAACCGAAGCAGCGTCGTCTTGCCAGAACCGTTGACCCCGACCACGGCCACGCGATCACCGCTGGCCACGGTCACCGAGAGATCGGCGAACAGCACCTTGTCCGGTTGCGTCACCGTCACATCGGCGAGGTCGACACAGATCAC encodes:
- a CDS encoding MarR family transcriptional regulator, with protein sequence MSDASTTPRSAVDLADPAQFELALRVGYAWREMRRGAAAGALRDHFFGVGAEALEPGQMDALDLLVQRTWRMGDLADALHIDPSSATRAVQRLARAGLVERFADPDDRRVVVVSVTDAGRSRHESAAARRTSALARILAEYETDELGTLVDMMERFVAALEHLVAELGADKSVEA
- a CDS encoding two pore domain potassium channel family protein, whose protein sequence is MTNTPDARAVGHGLGEFDSSEFWRFVAISLVRTMAQVTVIAVAYHVLPVSSSQPGGIGIRALVAAVAIAAVVVWQLRGIQHSKYPIVRGFEALTVAVSFMVCVFATAFLCLSARDVNAFSEPLEPTGALYFTMTTLTTTGYGDIYARTDGARIAVMVQMLFNVVVVGAVIKLIISAARQRVQSVHAG
- a CDS encoding ABC-F family ATP-binding cassette domain-containing protein; this encodes MICVDLADVTVTQPDKVLFADLSVTVASGDRVAVVGVNGSGKTTLLRLMTGALAPDAGAVRFGRGVRIASLEQDPVLPPGTVGDFLGDSWEVAAVATRLGVQPLLDRRTDELSGGQAKRVALARVLAEDEHGDHDMVVLDEPTNHLDLEAIEWLEARLVVMTSALVLVTHDRHALDRLTSAVGPSKVVELDGGRCFVHQAAAGSSAYATYLEARAERIEREAQEESTRKILARKELAWLRRGAPARSTKPKARLRSAREIVAGGPAPAGVRDQGLQLGGGTTRLGNQVVELEGVAQRFTTADGATLTVFENVDLLIEPGARLAVVGPNGSGKTTLLDIVAGRAVPAAGTVTRGKTVVVGFADQHAGDLDPDAIVRKLVAGPYREPDHRDRALLERFWFDTTAQYAPVRMLSGGERRRLQLVMVLATEPNLLILDEPTNDLDLDTLRSLEAYLDDWPGALVVASHDRAFLDRVADHVLAIDPEGAVRRVPGGVSGWLAERASPRSPAKRPSAVPAAAGRVAKGRSGPSPSTIGRQLRETEQAMAKAQARVDRLSERLAATTEHGELVTLGTELAAAHADLDALESRWLTLADH
- a CDS encoding DUF2236 domain-containing protein; the protein is MVPSDAELEALRLVGDPLADDVVGALFRKGEIRRVNELMRALVENGAPVPAGLPEEVRDYLARDPLPADVDRARIERSERFFQVWGMQISMSLFCASLPSAYAAAKGVKVLFETARLQTDTRRRIFETGQFLMDVMAPGGLGPGGAGVRSAQRVRLMHAAVRHLLLADGNWDEAKWGLPINQEDLAGTLLSFSYVPIEPLARLGIAVSRSEQEDYLYTWSVIGEMLGVRTHVRPTTVEDATALVTAIRRRQYDSSPEGIAMTDALVTTMEQMTPHLGSRPGRPAHVRGLGRLVPVMIRHLIGDDVANMVAVPPGRPGWFRLLEPLLGLLRLVESDIEHDAHVKRMIEPFARAVLLGMFDHERGGTRPPFAIPDELARTWELSS
- a CDS encoding adenylate/guanylate cyclase domain-containing protein, giving the protein MADPDGGAALSDGAAEPSAAALTFLFTDIVDSSRHWDAAPASMRVSLARHDELLHEIIRRWHGTVVKHTGDGVMAVFGSVVDAIDASVAAQLALSGTEWDTAGAVPLVVRMGIHTGEADSRAGDYFGMAVTHAARLMGVACGGQILVSEVSSRLASEAGLRHGRRLTEIGAVALKGVARTEHPTQVQCSGLQVDFPRQAAAPSEQTGFVPVPMAAMIGRQAEIDRVVGLLEADRLVTIVGTGGVGKTRLAVEVATTIRSRCVDGVWWVDLAPAGSADSVVHTLSSALDVMATPNRDPLDGVIDSYVDREALVVLDNCEHVVAEVARLVRTLLQRCGRVRFLATSLVPIGLAAEQVVMLEPLAVDAQSSGGSSGGPSAAVRLFVERARAASGTFEADAATLETVAEICRRLDGVPLAIELAASKARSLGASQILTRLTDRFRLLDSSRRHDDDRHQSMTRVLEWSYDLLTPAAREVFDRLAVFPASFDLAAAESVATGGTVEAADVVDRVDELVDHSMLVADVGSSSPYRMFDMMREFGRLRLDVGGQRQAVEQRFVAHWVEFAGAARAGVRGREEAYWRDAVGAELNNLRAAHGLLLDAGDVDGALRLPVTLFEYAFFSLRPEIGDWAAAALAAEGAPDSPEWADATAVAAMLAWVKGDWSQAERHLAALDSAASATACYLPEFAHGLIAAFRSQPEQQLARYERCREIAEADGDAFRTALISGQVAFAKALLLRPEGTAAGEHAVELAESLGNPTALSTALWALGTAAMAPDPARALRCFSRSAELARAAGSTLNEVSAESSALGVHDRSRSALDELVYLRDRWEYWHRGGSTPVHWYVARKVALALMRSGQYRAAAVLFGAERKAQLSLPPSPGDARRIAEALNTLRERIGADELDELMVVGAAMDHAERGRYVQEALQSAVAGLRISAAT
- a CDS encoding ATP-binding protein; this encodes MDEHEVLRLRRELYGRLPVAAVGYSADGRHVNFAGPVELGLRVGDLAVVERVDDSSVVVQVHDAETVEREGAQVDLATEHGGQFDSMRARLRLRAVNGDAVVLGRLAGETYEPVASVDAFGECAIRSATAAEVGVIATATDAGMDTMEIGSWRQAPTVPARLRSKGFARHTFMCGQSGSGKTYTTGVLFERLLAATTLPIVVLDPNSDHVLLGDMRDHDDPSPAGQRYRAVAGDVRTVRSRGHDASYTLCADFSDLPIGIQAHLLRLHPLRDLEGYAALRQVRARLTAPYSVADVASAAAADVETAPLALRIENLGIDEWTLWRRPGEISLSSVGLRDERCVVVDLGSLPEPDSRTAVAFVMLANRWSHRHERRPSLIAIDEAHNILPAVTDDALLAATNDLGVLIAGEGRKFGLHLFVATQRPDKVHPNVVSQCDNLVLMRMNGQADVEDLVGVFSHVPAGLLRQASGFGLGQALVAGPISPLPQLVQIGNRLTAEGGADVPTTWTNPPT